The following DNA comes from Capsicum annuum cultivar UCD-10X-F1 chromosome 7, UCD10Xv1.1, whole genome shotgun sequence.
ATCCCCTTTATAGTGACATAGCCATGCACAATCATCAAGATTGGTTAGTTGAATATCATTCGTTGAAAATAATAAGTTACAGGTCAAACCGTATTTTTTAGCTTTTTGAATTCTCTTAACAAGATTTCTGGCTACTTCACTGCATGCAGATTTTATTGAGGAAGTACGTAATACATTACTCGAAGGAATTTTCATGAATATAATAGGTCATGTGGATGAAGATGCACTTCTTATTTGGGCTGAGAAAGTGCTTGGTGGAAATATTGAAGAATTTCATGGAAGTTGTAGCATTCTAAACCATGAAAATTGTTATCCAAGTAAAGGACTATGTGGGGTGATATTAAAGAGAAACAAAGAAGAAGTTGGAGAAATTTTGCATGTACATTGGAAAGGAGAACCAAAGCTAGTTTTATCAATGTGTTCTAACTATTATGATGTTAATAATTGCACCATACAAACCCTAGATGAAGAAAAAAGAGAGTTGTTCCATCGAAAAATCGCGAATACTATAGTATCTAATGATGTTCATTGCTTTGGTTTCGCGTATAAACAAGTATCGCGAGAAGAAAATGGTACTATCATCGTgaaagatggcttgagtttcttaggGATCGTGGTGTTCAAGAATCCGTATTCAACTGAGTTGAGACGAACTATTGAAGTTTGTCGAAAATCTGGAATTGAGATCAAGTTAATGGTGGATGATGACTTGAATATAGCAAGATTAATGGCTATTAATTCTGGAATTTTAAGAGTTGATGAAGATTTACAAGGATCCATAATTGAAGCTgctgaatttagaaaaaaaacaaaagaagccCAAATTAATATATGTCACAAAATTAAAGTGATGGCCAATTGTTCTCCAGCTGATAAACTCCTATTGGTGCATTGCTTGAGAAAGAGAGGTGTACACGTGGCGGCAACCGGTTCGTTTATTCGAGACTTGCCATCTCTAAAAGAAGCTGATGTGGGGATTTTTTTCGGGGAAAACTGTGCGGACTTAGCTAAAGAAGATGCTGATATTACTGTCGTTGACTCGAACTTTGGTAAGATCCTAGCCATATTAATCTTGGGCAGGTAAGTATGCCTATGCAATATCAATTAGTCGAGACTATATTTTCATCATGTTAGTATATTTAACTCTACTAGTATCGAGTTTTTCCTATACTTAGTTTTACTCTCGTCGTTGTGACTCCAACTTATTCTGGACTGAGGCGTAATTTTTGTTATTGTAGGTACATATGCAAAAATTTCGAGAAGTTCATACAGTTGCAATTGATACTCAATGTATCTGCCTTCACTTCAAATTTTGTTCTCTTAATTTTCAACCCCACAAGTGATCAAGACCAACAATTGACACCAATTCAATTGTTGTGGGTAAATCTAATCATGGAAATTCTTGGTGCATTTTTCTTGGCTATCATAACATCAGCCATAAAGCCTAATCATGAGTACTCTAATTCCGAAGTTGATCAAATCACGTTGAATTATTCTGAACTGAAGGCCGATTATGGCATGGGTGCACCTATTGTAACCAACAACATGTTGAGGAACATAGTTGTTCATTCTATGTTACAAGTTACACTTCTATTGATCCTCAGCATGAAGGGAAAATCAATTTTTCGCGTCGACGATGCATCGTTGAGTACCATGATCTtcaatatttatgtattatgccaagtTTTTTTGTTGATCATTAGTGCCATTGAGATGATCACAAAGACAATTATCAGAAGGAGAAAATGGTTATTGATTATGGTTAGTAGTGTAATTATAGGGATAATTATTGTTTTACAAGTTATATTAATCCAGATTATGTCAAAGATTGATCATTGGAAAAAATTAGGAATTAAACAATGGTCCATTTGTATAGGAATTGCAGCTTTATCTTTGCCTATACATTATGCTGCAAATATTATTTCTAGTGCCATGAAaagtttcttgattttgattAATTTAAGAATGTAATTATGTGGTTTACTTGTAAAAATTATGTATAGAAATTTGAAACTACTTACTAGCCAAtattcttgccttttttttttcctttccaatcTTGGTATCtcaaggggagccttggagtaactggtaaagttgttgtcatgtgatcagaagatcacgggttcaagccttggaaacagcctcgttgcagaaatgcaaggtaaggctgcgtacaatattAATACACcattgtggtggggcccttcctcgTACCCTgcgcatagcgatagctttagtgcactgggctgcccttttCTTTCTTGGTATATTGTTTTAGTTGCTTTGTAACTTGCTATAGTGTGCTGTTATATTTTTTTCGTGTAAACCTACCTcgatttcctttttttttgagtCGAGAGTCTATTAGAAACAACTTCTCTGTCCAAAAAGGTAAGATCCGCGTACATTCCATTTTTTTCAACGTGATACCTTAAGTCAGCAGCTCCCTAATAAGGCATGTACATGAACTCCAAAACCGTACCCAGGGAGCTTACATCAGAAAACTCTCAAGCTTGCCGAGGAAGGAATAAAACAGAAAAAAACACCGTCGAACCGCTTTTTATGTGCTCGTATCACTTTTGAGTATCTTTACCTCCGTTAGATCATTGCCTACCAGAAACCCTATTTGTCAGAATACattaggtatgttgttattgttactagccaatattcttaatttttttttctacttatgTTACCATGAAAAGATAGTACCATATATGAAATTGAtgatttaataataaaaatgatgttACTTGGCTAAAAGTATCTTTGAACTATACCTAAAGGTCACAATATGATGGCTCATCAAAGTAATGAAAGGTGAGTATCTTTGAACTCCCTAAAGGCTAAAGGTCACAATCATGGACAATATATCAACCAATtaattaggaaattaaatatattatatagtgttTTTCCAAGTAAGCTTCTCCATTGACTTGGGAAATGTTAGGATATATagtatctataaatagaaaaagaaagaagaattagaGGGAAAAATCATACTAATCAACCACTAACAACGATGGTTatcacaattttttaatttaggtATCTTACTTTCTTTTTAATCTGTTTAGAAAAGAATTATTACTTTTTAGGTTTAGTAGCACTTTAATTTAATACTATAAGATTCAAGTACAGTTTGATAAGTTACACATGCTTTTAAGTTAAGATTACGCGATTCAAAATTATCCttaatttcttaaatttcatgttcGATTTCTAATTGTAGAATGCTAAAGGGAAGTAAGAGAAAGATTGGACGcttaacaaatattttattaaataattaaatatgtgtTGGATtaggttgtatgctttgaggAGGGAAGCCTTGACGTAACTGGTAAAATTATTATCATGAGTTTGAGCTATTAAAATTAACAACCTTTtgtaaaatgcaaaataaagttATGTACCGTAGAGTAGACTCTTGTAATTCCTTCTTTTGTTAGATCCCGTATATCATTGGAGCTTAATTCACCGAGctgtctttttaaattttatgtttttgcgTGATAAGTCTGGTAACTTCTAATTAAGTACACCACTATTATATATTCTTAATGAGAAGGATTGATGAAACAGTGATTGTATAAAACAAATATAACTTTTGAGATCCATATTATATTCTAAATACTATCTACTTTcagattaataattttatatcatGACAATAACatgttaaataaattattatgttgaGTTTGGTATAATTGTCAATTTGTCATTATAGTAGACGTACCCAATAATAGCAACGAATTTTTGGTGCTTGAGCTAAAAGTATATAAGATTGCATGTAGCGGATGGAACTGTTTCTCCCTTATTCGAACTCTGGGTATGGAAAAATGCTTGGTAGGAAGCGCTACCCCCAAAATGGACCCCTACCCGTCGCGAATCCGGATTAATCAGACTCCAATACGAGTATCGAACACCGGatgtgaaacaaaaaaaaagaatatagattataccaccaaaggatgtggtgcTGCGGATGGGGTTGCTCCTCCCTTAACCAGATGTCTCGGATTCGAGCCCTGagtatgaaaaaattcttggtaGGGGGCGCTTCCCCTGAATGGGCCGTACGCGGCGCGAATCTGGATTAGTCAGGCTCCAATGCGAGTACCGGACACcggatgaaaaaacaaaaaaaaacgtATATAGATTGTAGAAACTACAATAGCAACAGAGGAGCCGCCCCCACTAGGCAGGTGGCCACGGATCATAACGCACTCTTCGCACAACAAATCCACTTTGAAATTGACTTATTCGCTCGGCCAATCGTCGGAATGTGTACGAGATACCATAAGGGCCCAATATCTCAATAGCACCTTTGTCTAAAGCTTCGAAGGAGACTTCATATCCGAAACGCAGGAACGATTTGACTAGAAAGTCATTCAAAACTTGATCGAAAAAACAACGTTTATTGGATATTTAAACACCAGGCAGTACTACCATAATTGACATTGCACAATGGCAACTAACATTTGATTATAAAGGTTCTGACTGTCAAATGTTACAATACTTGTTGTTTGTGTCCGGTATCCGCAGTGGAGTCTGACTGCATTTGAGAACAATTCTACCTACCAAAACACTTTTCATATCCAAGACTCGAAACTTTCGGACTCTCCAAATATGTTActgcacccgtgtcggatcctccaaaagtaggactacttttgaaggatccaacacgCACCCGATGACATTCTTaacgagtccgagcaacatagaccTCTAGTGGTAGCCATTTTTCAGTTGCATTCCTGCAGGACCAGCTAGAGCACCATATATACACTATGTTGTCACCAAGAAAATCTAACTAAGACTCAAAATTTAGTAGAGATTCTGGTGCAGGATTCACACAAATACTCAGGCAACACAACGCTTTTCGCGTTTGGAACTTGAACACCATTCAGAAACTGAACCCGCGGCATGtataatcaaatttatataaataataatgcaATAACTGATGCAGTTATTGTTTATTAGAAACATCATGGTTGTCCTCGCGTTCAGCCATAACAAAATTGTTGGAATCATCTTCATCCTCGTCTCTTCCCTCCATAAAAGAGAGGTTGTCGTGGTTGTTTCTATCTGCTCCTCCGTTACTTTTCCACTTTCTAGTCATGATTTTGGGAACGAGGCGCGTTACCTCATTGGTATCTATTTCTACATCGTCACTGATCCGTTCAAATCGAACAGCACTGACCTTTCTGGCATTCCCTGCTAATATCTGCACCAAAATTGATGAGATCAGTCTGCTTATTGTGAAATTCTTCAGTCCACTAAGttcatggaaaagaaaaaaaatatctgcTTTTTTACTGAAAAAGAAACCATACCTCGAGCTTAAAAGTTTGGTTCTTCTCGTTTTGGTCTGCGCGATCAGATTCTGTGCCGTTGTAATTGCTGTCCTCGTCTTCATTTCCCCTTTCCAGTATAAGCTTAATCGTCTCGCCTGTCCTTGGGATATATCCAAATGCTTCACAGACAAAACCGGAGACTGTCTCATACTGATGGCCCTGATATAGATTAAAGGAAAGACATCAATTAGTGCGACATAATTAGGATTAGTTGAGGCAGTTTACCCAACCAAAATCATGTCAACACAAGCAAGGGAAATATGGTTTGTATCCATTTCTACAGGACATTTCCAGCATTAGGGACTACGAGTAGTTAAATTTAGTTCAGGCAGAAAATTTAACTCTGAGAAGAATACCTCCGGCATTTTAATATTGAGATCTTCAGAGAGCTGGTCAATAGAGGTATTTGCGTCAACATCGTATATTCCCTCAGCCCTCATGACAATATAGCCAGTTTTTTTCTGGATTTCCTCCTGTCAAGCAACAAGAAAggatatataaattaatatactTCTACGTACTAATGATACTCTAGAATACATGGATCACCTATCGTAACATCTAAATATCATTGCTGCTGCAGTATCGGGGTTACAATtcatttaaaatacaaaaactcTTTGGACACACTTCAAAAAATTGTCGTAATTTCAGCTCCGAGTTGAAGAGGGCATCCATCAGAGATAACTACGAACCTAAATAACTAGCAGTTCAAAGAAGTGGAAAGAGAACTCATAGTCTTACTTTAGAATCATTTTCGTCAAAGATTTCACCAACAATTTCCTCAACCACATCTTCAAGGGTTACAATCTGTTTCATAGGAGAGATAACGAAAGATAATGTGAAGAATTACTTTAGACAATTAAATAACAGATATGCAGTGGGTAAATTTTTTTGATGGAATTAACAAAGCGCTACAACCAAGAAacagaaaagatgagagagaatacTTACACCAATGGTTCCTCCATATTCATTAAGAACAACAGCCATGTGTACCTTTCTGATGCGGAACTCTCTAAGAAGGTTCCACACTGACATAGAATCTGCATTGTTACAAGATTATTGTTAGCCATCTTGGCTAATACCGTGtgtgaagaggaaaaaaaagtgtGTGCAATTTATAAgcataaaacatgaaattttttaagAAAGGGAGACACGTTCTACAAGAGATTCCCGCTGATAGCAGCTGGTCAAATAGAAAGAATTCACATCTAAACGATGTGAGAATTTGAAAGGCAGCATTACCTTCAGTGAAGTGGCTTCGGTATTGTTAATTATACTAAAAAAGTATGTACATCTGTTTATTGATTAAGTTAAGGTGGATAGCACATGACGTCTCTGATAAGGCTATGAAGTTGTATTAACAATACCAACAGATAAGCAACTTATGTCGGTAATATAAATTGTTGATTTTGCAGATCCACGGTTTAGGTGACATAGTACTATGATTTCTTATTCAAACAGCCGTCAACATCAGAAAGAAATGTAAATTACCAGGAACAAAGTACGCAGGTTTATGTGCCATGTCTCCCACAATAGAACTTTCCAGCAGTTCCCCCTACAAAATCAAAGAGAATTTTCTGTATACTATGAGATTTATGTGTACAATTAGAAATGACACCATTACGATTTTTAAAGAGGCTGGCTGAACTTGTAAATACTAGACCTTTTGTACATAATCTAGCAGATCCATGGCATATGCAATGCCAACAATATTATCTATACGTTGCTCAAAAACAGGCACCCTGAAAATTCATAGATAAACTCTTTTAGCATCCTTTTGAAGGGAAATTCTTTTCTATTGCAAAAAGAAGCAATGACAAGTCTATTAGACCTGGAGTATTGATGTGTCACCCACAAAGTATGGAAATCAACTAACGTTGCACTGGCATCGATTGCAACAACATCAACAAGAGGTGTCATTACCTCTCTGACATGAGTATCTTTTATCTCTAACACATTTTCAATCATATCCTGCAAGAACACAGAGGCATAGAAGGGTCGTTTGGTTTAAGTTTTAGGAGATATGAAATATTAGTATGCCTCAGAACCAAACAAGTAAAGATTGGCTATATGAATCGTCATGTCTCCATTTAAGCACAACCCATGTCATTGcataccaaataaaaataaaattcaagcaTAACTCATATCTCTTGCAGAACAACACATTTTCAGCCATGTCCTGCAAGAGGATAGAGATGTTGATATATTACATGTTAATATGCAACGTATTAacaagtttgaaaaataaaatttagtttcAAAAAACATTCAATGTATTAAGACATTAATACactgtatacaacaacaacaacatacatagtgtattcccacatagtggggtctgggttAATACACTGTATATTAACACGTAATATATCAAACTAACAATCCACAAGAAATAGTCCCCGCATTATATAATCCTTGCATTACTAATCTATGCATTACGATTCCTACACACAACTTGTATttaaaccaaacgacccctaatatTCATATCTCGAAATTCTGAAAATTGTGTTCCCATAGTTGCGTCTAAAAAGAACGAGAATTAATTTGTAAAAACGGAGAGATGATAAAACTGATAATCAAAGTGTTTTTAAGCTCCcaaaaaacaaaagccataagtTGGGGATGCCAAATTGGCAATAGAAAGGTGGTACAAAATCATTTTGTGGCCAAGGGAAACAATGTGGTAGGCTAAAGATGCTCATCAAAGCAAAATCTAACAAAGCCCTCCGCCTCCTGAGAAGACAAGCCAAAGCACAAAGCACTGACTTTTGCACCGACATACAGCAGATGTAACATTTGAAGGCTTGACTAAGGTGGTGCTTAGAAGAAACAAGGTGAAAATTTTTCATCAATGGCTTTTTTCAAGTTTTGATGTTGTGTTTGTTTGACAGTTTTTCCCAAAAAAAGGTCATTCGCATAACTCTCTCATCAATGATCAGTCATATACTTCGTTGTCTTTAAAGGCACCAAAATAAAAGGATACACTTGTATGTGACACCATACAGTGTTATCAAAGGCACACTTCACCTCGCTTTGCATGCACTTCAGTGTCGTCATCAAGGATTTAAGACACTTTTCCTTTCCAAACTCGGTAATCCTGAAGAGGATACTAAACAagtgatatttcactttattgtaatgtttttcaatttctttgtcCTTATATTAGTTACTCAAGCTTATCTTTATTAGTCTTGGACTACGCaaacatatttgtatttttttcatctcCATTTGTACATTTCTTCGTTGGTGACTCGAGCCCACAACCTTAAGACGAGGGGTGCTTACCAGCTGAGCAACTCCCTCTTGTCCACTGGCTCCACTAACTTCCAACTATGTAACCATGAATCTCCAACTTTAACATGCAAGATAAGAGCAAATACAGAGACTGGCAAAATAGTGCTCGTCCAAATAGAATGACACACATCTCAAGATGCTGCATTTGGTACAAAGTACACATACGTGAAGGCTACTCTCATGGAGAACCAATTTCTATGTGAACTAGACAAGCTTAAGTATGAGTAGAATATGCATGTGCTTCTGCCTTCTGTGGCTCATATTTGTAACAATTGAGGTTCAAGCATAAAAACCAGAAACCTAGAAAATACATTAACACACCTGCTCTTCCTCCTCAATTGCACCACTTAACTCTGCCCCACGCAGCATCAACTTCAATTCATCCTCAGTGACGTATGGTTCACTAGAATAGCaaaatgaatataaaattaaTGACACAAGGTTGAGGAAGTTCTGATAATTTTTCACAATTTGTGGGGTTTGAGGTTTATGAGAAAAAATACAACATAAGAAATCCAAATGACATGTCTAAACAAAATTTCGACTTCAAATcaacttgattttaaatcatgtcCAAACGGGCCCTTAGAAACCTAAATTATGCGGAGAAAAGTACCTTATTTTCATGTATCTTTTGACAGCAATCTATGTATGTAATTAAAAAGAACAGCAGATAGATGCTCACAATGATTTCTAAGGTACCCTTCAGTATTACATAAAACACTACAAACAGCAAATAAGAGCATGTTCCATAAATAAGCTCAcagaaatataaaattattacatATTCCAACTGAAAaaatggttaaaaaaaaaaagatgaacacTGAGGCAGAGCTCATGAAAATAGCAAGACTTGTTTTATGATCACCATACCTTCTTCCTTTCAAGCCGAGGAGTTTTAGCATTCCCATTGATAGATATGTTACAACTCTTCCAACTGGATATAGTATCAAGGAAAGCCATGCAACTGGCCTAACCTAGAGGCATTTCAAATCAGACTCAATCTAAGATTTTCCGAGCATTATCAGCTATCCAGAAGAACTTGATCTGTAATATTTAACCACTAACCAGTTTTGGTTCCAACCAAGAGTTCAACTTACCACAAACCTAGCAACTTCTGTGGCATTGTGAACAGCAATACTTTTTGGAGTAATTTCCGTTAGGAGCAGGATCGCAACCTTGCAGCACATGCAGAAAAGGTAGCAGGTTAGCAACACTAGCTgaatattgcattgcatttgaTACAAGTCAAAAAAGCAGCAAAAGAGGTCAGAGTTCATTCATTTTCCAGTTCTTCTCAAACAAGGGAAACCTATgctgctcggactcttcaaaaatatcatcgaGTGTGTGTCaaatccttcaaaagtagtgcatttttggaggatccgacaagggtgcgacaacatttttggagagtccaagcaacttagaAGGAAACGGAATGAAGCATCTTCAGCAATAGAGGTTTTATCACAGGCGCAAATTAGTCTTTTTTAACAAGTCAGTGGATGAAATCAGACTCCTTTGAGAATATTTTTTGAGAAAGATAACAATAGACTCCTATGAGAATTAGATTTTGCACCTGTCTTCAACCCATCAAGCATATACTTTTTTGCCTAAACAGATAAcgaaaatatatatgtatgggaAACCCCCAACATTAAGAACCACGTAGATGGAACATGACATACCGTCATAACTCCAGTTGCTGCACTCACACCAGCTTCACCAAATGCTGCAGTTGCAGCCTCAGTAACTAGTGCTGTAGCTGCAATATTGACAACGCTGCGCACATAAACCAAATCTAAAATAAGGAATAATCTTCAATTACAAAGAGAGTAACGGTTTAAGTCATGATTACAACATCAAATAAGCAGTACGTTGTTCCAATGAGTATAGTTGTAAGGAATCGAGTAACATCACTCCTCAACATTTTGAAGACTCCTTCATTGTCAGATTCTTTTTCAGCTAACTCTCGTACCTAACATTTATAAGTAGAAACAACTAATTGCATTAATAGGCAAGTAAAATGGATATCCAAACAATGAAAGAATATGTTCTAATTTTTTGAAATGatcgaaaagaaagaaaaagcttTCGAAAGCAGGGTATTAGAAAGAAAATGCCTTCTCATGCACCTAGACAATTCTCAATATGAAACTTTAGAAGTTTCTTGAAATTGCAACTCAATATAACGCTTCTAACCGTCTATCTGATTAAGTGATACCTTCCAATCATTGAGCCATAAGGTCCAGTTGTGCccagaataaataaacaaaagtgAACACTCAAAACCAAAGTAAGCCAGTTCTTTCTATTAAGTTGATGACTAGGGAAATCTCAATAGACAAGGAAAACAAGGGATGAGGTAGGATAGAACAGAAGAACACCCATAAACCATCAATGATAGCCTCGGTTTTATGTGCAATGCCCTTCACACTACATCTCCTTATTATTCTGCTAGTTAAGTCCATGTAAAAACTAACCAAAgtctattttactcttttatgcCCTTGTATCCACTCAAAAAGTAGCAAATGCAAGCATAACCTTCCTCTCCTCTAGAACGCTTCCTATTACATTTGGTTTCCTCGTCCACAATGCCACACACTGGTTCACATTTCTACCAACTAGTGGCAAAGTGTGATTTAACCTTTAAGGAGCATGTTTTTGGTGTGTTACCATTTTACTCTAATGCACAACCATGAATCCTTCTTTCATATGTTTAGACTGGTGTACGCCTAGACTGTTTAATCTATTCTCTTATTTTGTTACTCATCAGCACTAATTCATTGTTCTTTTTAGGCTAGCCTGCTTCATTCCGAACAACATAATATAAACTTGAATTGACGAAATGAAACTACTGGGAAGGTGAGAAGCATGGTCGTTTACTCATTAAACTTGAGCATTCAGCATACTagtatttcttcttttttataacAATGGCGTCCAGGCCAGATGTCACActcctcaactaattccacgagCTACCTACCACCTCCCATCAACAACAGGTTGCTACCAGGTAATTCAGTCCACCACGGCCAGGACAGATGGAAAGGAATCACCTAGTGCTTTTATCCGCATACTAGTATTAAAACagaagatttattttatttttctctatttccacAAGGAAAAGTTTAGacgaccaacaacaacaacatacgcaGTGTAGTCTCACAAAGTGGGGGAAGCGTTTAGACGACCAAGGAACATATATGTAACAGCAGCTACAAATCCAATGTGTCTCTTAAAAGAGTCAGCTTTCTATTAAACCAGTGTTGTCAAAAGCGTGCTGAAGCCCTGAATTGAGGCTCAAAACGTGTTGAGCACTTCACTCTGCTTAATGTGCACTTCAGTCTTGACATGAAGGTTCTAAGGCATTCTTTCCCTTGCCAATTAACTTCTTCTAAAAGAGGCGACACTAAGCAATTGATATTTAACTTTAATGTaagctttttcaatttctttggttgtatatttgtcattcatgcttataattattagtcttacactaaaaacatatatatagtaTTGTTTCTCCCGTTACGCCTTTTTTCATTAAATTCCTACGCTTTATTTGAGCTTTGCGCTTAAACCTCCAACTAATCTTAAAAAGCGTTTAGCCGACCAAGGGACATATATTTAACAACAGCTACAAATTCAATGCAACTCATGAAAGGATCAAGCTTTCTATTGAACAACACAAATGCATACAGAAATGAAGCAAAGTAGGTACCTTCCATGGCCAAAGCGTAGTTATCGATGTCTCAGCCATTGAAAAAAATGCAGAAAGACCAAGAAGTGCTGCAAGAATCAAACCTTGTTCTTTGAACATCCTTAAAACCAACAAAACAGTAGGCCAATAACTCCTCAACACAACTAAACCCTGCTCTAAAACTCCATATCCCCCACTTATAACCCCTTCAACAGCAAGCACTCTTCTACACCCAATTACAAAAACCCCACATATCAACCCAACCAAAATCACCccttttttcaacaaaaaatgcaaaaaagatacTTTTAAACATGACCTATATGAATCTTGAACATTCTTAAACTCCCCATTTCCTCCTTTAACACACAAACAAATCCCATTTCTTAAACCTCCCCTCAAATTATAAGTACAAAATACACAACCccgtgcactaaagctcccactatgtCCGGAAACCAACGAAGAACTGGACAACAAGTGCCTATTACAAGGACAACTCTGTGCACTAAAGCTCCTACTTTGCACAGGGACCAAGGAAGgaccggaccacaagggtctgtTACACTTCAAATTACAAGGGCAAAAAGGACAATCCTGTGTACTAAAGCTCCTACTTTGCACAGTTTCTGAGGAGAAAGGGTCCGACCATAAGgatttattatacttatttttgcACCTTGAATTGTAAGAAAGAAT
Coding sequences within:
- the LOC107878790 gene encoding putative DUF21 domain-containing protein At3g13070, chloroplastic; its protein translation is MDAAILNSSSFTTTCDKRSYSGIYKRGVVSKFILSYNSRCKNKYNKSLWSDPFSSETVQSRSFSTQDCPFCPCNLKCNRPLWSGPSLVPVQSRSFSAQSCPCNRHLLSSSSLVSGHSGSFSARGCVFCTYNLRGGLRNGICLCVKGGNGEFKNVQDSYRSCLKVSFLHFLLKKGVILVGLICGVFVIGCRRVLAVEGVISGGYGVLEQGLVVLRSYWPTVLLVLRMFKEQGLILAALLGLSAFFSMAETSITTLWPWKVRELAEKESDNEGVFKMLRSDVTRFLTTILIGTTVVNIAATALVTEAATAAFGEAGVSAATGVMTVAILLLTEITPKSIAVHNATEVARFVVRPVAWLSLILYPVGRVVTYLSMGMLKLLGLKGRSEPYVTEDELKLMLRGAELSGAIEEEEQDMIENVLEIKDTHVREVMTPLVDVVAIDASATLVDFHTLWVTHQYSRVPVFEQRIDNIVGIAYAMDLLDYVQKGELLESSIVGDMAHKPAYFVPDSMSVWNLLREFRIRKVHMAVVLNEYGGTIGIVTLEDVVEEIVGEIFDENDSKEEIQKKTGYIVMRAEGIYDVDANTSIDQLSEDLNIKMPEGHQYETVSGFVCEAFGYIPRTGETIKLILERGNEDEDSNYNGTESDRADQNEKNQTFKLEILAGNARKVSAVRFERISDDVEIDTNEVTRLVPKIMTRKWKSNGGADRNNHDNLSFMEGRDEDEDDSNNFVMAEREDNHDVSNKQ